A section of the Clostridium felsineum DSM 794 genome encodes:
- a CDS encoding erythromycin esterase family protein, with translation MNKKMIFSFFLIGVLIASILGYSRYASSREMDTYLDKNHESIDSNSKDFKILDSDVKNNDVILCGEGHAIKYNYKLENNLIEYLNKNYNVNYVLMEYSYSETCYINAYLESGNKENLSNIFKDFKETASYSDDFYNFLVKLRNYNLTREKDKKIKVVGIDIEHQIPTSIRYLDSIIEVKDKAPDEIATDIDEIKKQAKNESITNKDVIYNTDLKNNVLKLQKDMKKSKKCYEEYLGNNYFDFEFIVNNMINAFDAYSSFSNSANSTQFKKFEKKRELCIYNNFKILHAQLPKGKYFGQFGGEHVYQSSFSDEVYKKEDPRLAMYLNGNGSPVKGKVLSIEYYYKNSQDMASKPPYFSEKVKYLIDDKAVSNYVKSDINIFKLDGDKSPFNKSMYFMKYKGLKGSTTDYFKYIVIIKNSPAASVYSISGD, from the coding sequence ATGAATAAAAAAATGATATTTTCGTTTTTTTTGATAGGTGTATTAATAGCTTCTATTTTAGGATATAGTAGGTATGCTTCTAGTAGAGAAATGGATACATATTTAGATAAAAATCATGAGAGTATTGATAGTAATTCTAAAGATTTTAAAATACTCGATAGTGATGTGAAAAATAATGATGTAATTTTATGTGGTGAAGGACATGCAATTAAATATAATTACAAATTGGAAAACAATTTGATTGAATATTTAAATAAAAATTATAATGTAAATTATGTTTTAATGGAATATTCTTATAGTGAGACCTGTTATATTAATGCTTATCTTGAGTCAGGCAACAAAGAAAATTTAAGCAACATATTTAAGGATTTCAAAGAGACAGCTTCCTATAGCGATGATTTTTATAATTTTTTAGTTAAGTTGAGAAACTATAATTTAACACGTGAAAAAGATAAGAAAATAAAAGTTGTAGGAATTGATATTGAGCATCAAATTCCTACATCAATAAGGTATTTAGATTCTATTATAGAAGTTAAGGATAAAGCACCAGATGAAATAGCAACAGACATTGATGAAATTAAAAAGCAAGCTAAAAATGAAAGTATCACCAACAAAGATGTTATTTATAATACTGATTTGAAAAATAATGTTTTAAAGCTTCAAAAAGATATGAAAAAAAGTAAAAAGTGTTATGAAGAGTATTTAGGAAATAACTATTTCGATTTTGAATTTATTGTAAATAATATGATTAATGCTTTTGATGCATATTCGAGTTTTTCAAATTCAGCAAATTCAACACAATTTAAAAAATTTGAGAAAAAGAGAGAGCTGTGTATTTATAATAATTTTAAAATATTGCATGCACAGTTGCCAAAAGGAAAGTACTTTGGGCAATTCGGAGGAGAGCATGTTTATCAAAGTAGTTTTAGTGATGAAGTTTATAAGAAAGAGGATCCAAGACTTGCAATGTATTTAAATGGTAATGGGTCTCCTGTAAAGGGTAAGGTATTATCCATAGAATATTATTATAAAAATTCGCAAGATATGGCATCAAAACCACCGTATTTTTCTGAAAAAGTAAAGTATCTAATCGATGATAAAGCTGTAAGTAATTATGTAAAATCAGATATTAATATATTTAAACTAGATGGGGACAAGTCTCCTTTTAATAAGTCAATGTATTTTATGAAATATAAAGGATTAAAGGGAAGCACTACAGATTATTTTAAATATATTGTGATTATAAAAAACTCTCCAGCAGCAAGTGTGTATAGTATTAGTGGAGATTAG